The genomic region TTGGGTGACTGTAACAGGTATGAAGACTAACAGAAGTTTTTGCAACCATGGGATGACCTGGGGGAGAAAGATCAGGGACACAAGTCATCGCTGCTCCAGTGTGAGTGGATTTCAAGACCTGGCCTGGAAGCTGCTGGAATCTCACGCTACTCCAGGAAGCTCCCCGGAGTAGCTCAGCCTGAGGCTCTGATGCTGGGGTGTCTCAGAGAATGGTCTGGAAGTTGCTGCAAACCTCCAGTCGTCACCTGCcttcagcttctttctctttcactttccaAATTATGTGCATTGGCAGACTCCCCCTGGAACCCACACAGGTAAGGGGattctggagaattttctctAACTCTCTAGAGCATGGAGGAGACCTTCAAAGGAGGGAGGTAGATGCCACGTCTGCCATGTCATTGCCATCGGTGTCAGCACTGTTGCTAGAGCACGCCGTGACTCCCACTGTCGTGACTCCCTCCATGGCTGTCACAGCTCCCCTCAGCCACATGGCATGGCCATCAGCACCAGCACCACCATCGCCGGTGGCACCCGGGCCACCAATCCCACCAGCTCCATTAGCCCCATGATCGCCAGCAGCACACTGCAGGATTGCCCTCTTCCTCAGCAGAACGTTCCTCTCCAGCTATTGCTGGAGACTCGCAAAACCTTCCTGAACAGAGTACCATTCCCTATCTGCCCCACTGATGCTGGCCTGGGCCACATGGTGTGAGCATGGGTGACACACATCACATCCTGGGAGAAGTTTTCAGCAACACTCCGTGTGTCTTCCAGCTCCtactcccaccctccctgccatAAGAATGGTATGTTCCAAACTGGAGCATGCCCTCATCCGGGATCCAGGAGGAGAAGACCTGTGAGTTGGAGCCCAGGCGAAGTAGGCAAGGGCCAAATGTCTGTCATGAGGCTCCGAGATGTGGGGATCATTACTGAAGCAAAGCCATATGACATGCAGCTTGCACTACCCCACTGCCTTTGTCCCTATCACTGCCACCAATGTCACCACTTCTAGGACCACAGTCAGCATGGCCAACCTCCCCGATAGTGCCCCTAGCAACCCTTTCATCACCTCCTTGTCACACTtccaccatcaccaccttcaCTATCAACACCTCCTCGACCACCACGGGTCTCCAGCTACCCTCCCCTGCACCATCACCTCCACTTGTTAACTCTCCCACCCCAGGCATGACTGCTGTTGCCACTGCCAGCCCCTCTTTCTCGCATTATCAACTCCACCATCAGCACCATggctcttctccctctcaccacCGGCTCCACGTCAACGCCACTAACCTAATCACCTCTTCCGTCTTAGTGATGCTTGGTTCACCACTGTACCATCCCCACAGTCATCGTGGAGAATTGTGTGGGGAGGCAGCCTTCCCACGCTCCAGTGGACAAGCCTGTCGAGAGTAGTCTGTAACGATAGTGACAGAAATATAGTTACAAAAACACAGGAACATTTTCATCTGTAGCTATCCCCAGTGGACTTGCTCCTTGCTCATCATTTCCTCTACCAAGCGACGTGTGTCAGGTGTTAGCCCCTCGGGGTGGATGGACAGGGGCACGGCGGATGGGTCGTGCTCCTGGTGAGGTGGGTTGGGGGTGACTGCGTCTGCCACTCTAAGTCAGGTTTATAAAGTGTCTCCAGGTTCTGCTTTCATCCCTCCCAGCATTTGGGACTGGCTCAAACCCACTGTCCCTGCTCGGTGCTGGGAACCCAGCACTGATGAGtatggaaggagcagagagagagagagaatacagagaGGGATAAGGACTacagacaggaagaagagaagggagggaggggggaagagaaggaaaggaaagagacggaaggggggagagaaggaagaggaacagaaCACTCTCTTAGGTAAGAGTTAGTGATCCCAATAGCTCTGCTCCTCACTGGTGCAGTCCCTAGACGGTTTAGCATGTGTTCCATCTTAACAGGGGTGcggtgaggggaaggggggacTAGCTCTCAATTGGTACTGTTAATTACTATTTCTAAATATGATCTAACATTGGGgcaagaattaaagaaaatgtaaatgcttAGGAACATCTGGTCCCTAACTCGCTCACCTTACTAGCTTTCCAGGGCCGCCATGGCAAATGATCACAAACTGAGTgacttagaacaacagaaatgcaACCTCTCACCAtgctggaggtcagaagtccaagatcaaggtgttggcagggctgcactCCCTCCTTCCGGCTTCTGGTAACTGCGGGCTCTCCCTGTGCTGCCTTGCCATCCCCCTCTTCTTCTGTGTGGCTCCATAGGATGCTTGCCATTGGGTTGGGGACAAACCAACAAAATCCAGGATGCTCTCGTCTCAATATCTCTAATTTAACTACATCTACAAGACCCCTTTCCAAAGGAGATCACATTCGCAGGTTCCAGTGCTTAAGACAGGGACATAGCTTTTGGGGGACCACCACTCACCCCACTATGCTCACTAgtcacacttatttttttttaaagattttatttatttatttgacagagatcacaagtaggcagagaggcaggcagagagagaggaagggaagcaggctccctgctgagcagagcacccaatgtggggttcaatcccaggaccctgggatcatgacctgagcagaaggcagaggctttaacccactgagccacccaggcaccccactagtCACACTTATTATCTGGATTTTTCTTACCAGACCTGAGTGGAatgcttctttttatttgctGTCTTCAGACAGTGCTGGGTttgcctctcactctctctctttcacagatGTGCTGTGTAACCTTGAGTATATCCTACATGTCTCTGAGCCtcgttcattcaacaaacttttACTGCTTTCCAGGTAAGGTCTTAGACACCAACGAACATGCCTGCCTTTGTGGGGCTTACCTGAGGATCTGACCTGATGAAGGGGCACAAGAAGAATGAACCCGAATGaaccccttctctttcctccctgcctgATTTCCCACTTGAGGCTCCCCCTCCATCCCAAGAACCCAGCCAGTGGGCTAAGTGGACCTGTCCCAAgaagccctccctcccctccccgaccACTGTCTCCAACCTGCATTGCCCACCTTGGCCAGATCCTGCGGCCGGCCCTGTCTCTGCTCCGTGGCTCCAGGGAGCTCAGCCCACAGGCCCGGCATAACTGAGCTCCAAATTTTCAGCCAGCCAAAGTGCTGACCTCAACCTTGACCTTGTGGGCAGGGGCAGCCAGTGTGgcccagggctggaggagggtTGCTGgtgcagagctgggggtgggattTGCCCCGCCCATGGGGCTGATGTCACAAAGGGCCCAGCCTCCGCTCTGCAGGGGGTGTCTGCCCTTGGCCTGGCCCCACTGTGgcagtgtccccctccccccacccctctcagTGGAGGCGCCCACCCGTCCCTGAGAGCTGGTACTATGAAAAGGTAAAGTCGCCGGGCAGAGCCACGCCCGGAGCCAGCAGATTCCAGCAAGGCCCCCGCTGAGGGACCCACACCAGCTGCTGCCTCCTCCGAGTCCATCCCGGTCCCCCGGGCCCCCGTGCCCACCTCACCTctgcccccgccctcccctcGGCATGGCCAACTACTACGAAGTGCTGGGGGTGCAGTCGAGTGCTTCCCCAGAGGACATCAAGAAGGCCTACCGCAAGCTGGCCTTGCGCTGGCACCCCGACAAGAACCCCGACAACAAGGAGGAGGCCGAGAAGAAGTTCAAGCAGGTGTCTGAGGCTTATGAGGTCCTGTCCGACTCCAAGAAGCGCTCCGTGTACGACCGCGCGGGCTGTGACAGCTGGCGGGCCGGTGGCGGGGCCAGCACTCACTACAGCAGCCCCTTCGACACAGGCTACACCTTCCGGAACCCCGAGGACATTTTCCGCGAGTTTTTCGGAGGCCTAGACCCCTTCTCATTTGACTTCTGGGACGTCCCTTTCAACAGTGACCGTGCGGGCCGGGGCCATGGCCTGAGGGGGGCCTTCTCCGCAGGCTTCGGCGAGTTCCCGGCCTTCATGGAAGCCTTCTCATCCTTCGACACCCTGGGCCGGGCCGGAGGTGGCGGGGCCAACCGTGCCACCTTCTCGTCCACGTCCTTTGGCGGCTCGGGCGCCGGCAGCTCCGGCTTCAAGTCGGTGATGTCGTCCACCGAGATGGTCAACGGGCACAAGGTCACGACCAAGCGCATCGTGGAGAACGGGCAGGAGCGCGTGGAAGTGGAGGAGGACGGGCAGCTCAGGTCGGTGACCATCAACGGCAAGGAGCAGCTCAAGCGGGTGGACAACAAGTGAGCACCCGGCCGTCCCCCAGGGTCCGCTCCCGCGTGCTGCCCACCGTGCACATGCCACCCGCGTGGCTGGTGGTTAATAAACCTGCCAAGTGAGTTCATGGAAACAACTGGCCCCGATGTGTGGGGTGTGGGGACCTGATGGGCTGCTGAGGGGGGCAGCCCCTGTGCGGGGGAGTGTGTATGCTAAGGCCCGCGGGCGCCCCCTCTGCCCAGGCTGCGCTAGTGGGAGGGGTGCATGCGTGGGTGATCtgttgtgatctcttgtctgtgcCGTTGGGGTTGGCATCTGTCCATCTCAACCCAGCCCTTTGCCTCTGTGCCTGCCATCGGATCTCTGATGGGGGACATGCCTCCAGCTCCATGTCTCACTCCCAGCCCTCTTGGTGACTTGTCAGGCAGCCAACCTGCCAAACCCAAGTCACATCACTTTGCCTGCTTTGCTGCAAGCCTACGGTGGTCTCTCTGCTCTAAGTGTAAAGACCTCAGTCTTCGTCCTCCCAGGGAGGCCAAGTCATGGTGGCTTGGCCCTACACACCTTCCTGGTCTCCCCTCCCTGCAACCCTCATTCTTTGAACTCTAGACACACTGGCCAACCCTTCAGTCCTCCATGGAACCAAATGCCTTgcaacctcagggcctttgcacatgctgctctCCCTGGTCTATGCCCTCTCATCTTGAAGCCTTTGCTTAAGCATCCGTTCTTCAAGGAGGCCTTCCCCAACACCACTCTTCTGAATTAGTTCTCCACTTACCCCACACTAAAGGTCCCTCACCTGTTTTGCCCCAGCCCTTAGGGCTGTCTGCGGAACTACCAAGAGATGTGTGCCTTCCTGAATATACTGCAGGTCCAAGGGAGATAAGACCTGTGCCTGCCTCATTGCTCACTGTATCCCTAAAGTCTAGAGCTATGTCTGGCACTAAGAAGAATGTCTTCTAACGTCTGGCattagaagaatgaatatttctaggtgtgtgtgtgtgtcagaaagagagagagagagtgtgtgtgtgtgtgtgtgttgggttatTGGAGGATGTGTGCTAATCCCAGGCAGGCCAGAGCGGGACTGACTGGGAGGAAATGGCTGTTGGAGCAGGAGATGGGAGGTCCTGGGTCCTGTTTAGGACTCAGAAATACAGTTTGGGGTGAAGACTTTTGCTTGCCTCTGTAGAGCTCATGGCTGGGCCCCTGGGCTGGACTTCAGGGCAGGCTATTGGCGTGGTGTTCTAGTGGTGGGTTCTACCAGCCAGAGCAGTGGTAGGCATCTTCTGAGAAGTTTCCTGGGCTGTGGACAGAGGGACAAGTAGGAGAGAAAGTGAGGCCAGCTATAGGCAGACCAGACCATGGACTCATACAAGGCCTCCTGGCAGGTGATCTGAGGACTGGGACTCTGTTGTGTGATTTCCCAAATAACCCTTAAGTAACCCCACATGgtgcagggtggggagtgggggtgggtacTATAGCCTGAGGGTCATGTGTGTGCGGACACTGTGCACACATTTTTGTCTGTATCTGTATAGCACAGAGAAGGGCAGGGTGGTTGATTTCAGTCTGCTGCCCCAGTAGACCATAAGGTCCACAAAAATGGGAGCTCTGATCCTGTTTTTTGCTCACCTCCAGCCTCTAGCTCAAGGCATAAATAGAGCAGATACTCAAATACTTGTTGTATGAAGGTGTTTGTGTGGGCGTGCTTGTATGTGTTTGTCTGAGCCTGAGTGAGGTCTCTATAAACGGGGCCACAGGGTTCTGTCCTCAGCCTTGTGTCTTCAATGAGGCACTAAGGCTTTGAAGGAGCCAAAAAAAGGCACAGACTTTACATTCTCAGACATGCTCAGTTGGGAGGCTGCAGAACTACTGTCCACATCAGAAATAAGATGAGCAACCCTTGAAACTGGAGTGACTGTTGTTAATTCTGCtttaaagagaaggaggaagtcaGGCTGGGGAGACCTGGCTGTGTCAGCCATGTGTGGACATGGAGCTGGAGATCTTAGTGGGCCACAAGCTTTGTGTGACCAAA from Mustela erminea isolate mMusErm1 chromosome 1, mMusErm1.Pri, whole genome shotgun sequence harbors:
- the DNAJB8 gene encoding dnaJ homolog subfamily B member 8 produces the protein MANYYEVLGVQSSASPEDIKKAYRKLALRWHPDKNPDNKEEAEKKFKQVSEAYEVLSDSKKRSVYDRAGCDSWRAGGGASTHYSSPFDTGYTFRNPEDIFREFFGGLDPFSFDFWDVPFNSDRAGRGHGLRGAFSAGFGEFPAFMEAFSSFDTLGRAGGGGANRATFSSTSFGGSGAGSSGFKSVMSSTEMVNGHKVTTKRIVENGQERVEVEEDGQLRSVTINGKEQLKRVDNK